One Coccinella septempunctata chromosome 1, icCocSept1.1, whole genome shotgun sequence DNA window includes the following coding sequences:
- the LOC123322928 gene encoding uncharacterized protein LOC123322928, with the protein MGDRSLKVLFYADDGVVVAGNEDAVQCLLYKMKISAEKFNMSISINKTQSMVISKNPIRCKLAVDSGIIQQVSRFNYLETNISCERNLLEEARTQSIKASRVSGYLRDIVWRNKAMSSQSKTRIYKTCVRPILTYASETRAETSKTKSIMRTTEMKILRTIKGVTLRDRIRSDIRAELGVQDVVRWVRTRKRFSRDLVERMPEDRWAKWAKNQKPNKRRPVGKPPKRWYVRELEFSIGGRSQKRAKCTGLNRTWSY; encoded by the coding sequence ATGGGTGACCGATCCCTAAAGGTGTTGTTTTACGCAGACGATGGTGTTGTCGTAGCAGGAAATGAAGATGCCGTGCAATGTCTATTATATAAGATGAAAATATCcgctgaaaaatttaatatgagCATTTCCATCAACAAGACACAATCAATGGTCATCTCTAAAAATCCTATTAGATGCAAATTGGCAGTCGATAGTGGAATAATACAGCAGGTATCAAGATTCAATTACCTGGAAACAAATATATCGTGTGAAAGAAACCTATTAGAAGAGGCACGAACACAATCGATAAAGGCATCGAGAGTCAGCGGCTATCTGAGAGATATAGTGTGGAGGAACAAAGCGATGAGTTCACAGAGCAAGACCAGAATCTACAAAACGTGTGTAAGACCTATTCTCACGTAtgcctcagaaactagagccgaAACATCGAAAACAAAAAGCATAATGAGAACCACAGAGATGAAAATATTGCGAACCATCAAGGGAGTCACTCTAAGGGACCGAATAAGAAGTGACATAAGAGCAGAATTGGGCGTACAGGATGTGGTGAGATGGGTCAGGACACGAAAACGGTTCTCGAGGGATCTCGTAGAAAGAATGCCAGAAGACAGATGGGCAAAGTGGGCTAAAAATCAGAAACCGAACAAACGCAGACCTGTAGGAAAACCACCAAAAAGGTGGTACGTACGAGAGCTGGAGTTCAGTATCGGAGGAAGATCCCAGAAGAGGGCCAAATGTACAGGATTGAACAGGACTTGGTCCTATtga